From a single Arachis hypogaea cultivar Tifrunner chromosome 3, arahy.Tifrunner.gnm2.J5K5, whole genome shotgun sequence genomic region:
- the LOC112790931 gene encoding uncharacterized protein isoform X1 has translation MAKEFKVPPVAFPQAGNPTAGGPNIQQRRMAAPPFQPNSGIPFMSFDIGSAAASTSSGPIYSAPGTVGGSANFDDEEPLLEELGIHPEQIWSKIRSVLNPFRVNHTIHKDSDLSGPILLYMSFCLFQLLAGKIQFGVILGWIVVSSIFLYVVFNMLAGRAGNLDLHTCTSVVGYCMLPVVIYSAMSLFLPQGGIVAIVVASVFVLWATRASTGLIVLLADGGDEHRGLIAYACFLIYTLFSLLVVF, from the coding sequence ATGGCTAAAGAGTTCAAGGTTCCGCCGGTGGCCTTCCCACAAGCCGGAAACCCCACCGCCGGAGGTCCAAACATCCAGCAGCGACGCATGGCTGCGCCGCCCTTCCAGCCAAACTCCGGCATCCCCTTCATGTCCTTTGACATAGGCTCCGCCGCAGCGTCCACCTCATCTGGCCCAATCTACTCTGCACCGGGCACCGTGGGTGGCTCCGCCAACTTCGACGACGAGGAACCACTCCTCGAGGAGCTCGGGATCCACCCTGAACAAATCTGGAGCAAGATCCGATCCGTTCTGAACCCGTTCCGCGTGAACCACACCATCCACAAGGATTCCGATCTATCCGGACCGATCCTTCTCTACATGTCATTTTGCCTCTTCCAGTTACTTGCCGGAAAAATCCAATTCGGCGTGATTCTTGGCTGGATCGTGGTCTCTTCGATCTTCTTGTACGTGGTTTTTAACATGCTTGCCGGTCGAGCCGGTAACTTGGACCTTCACACGTGCACCAGCGTGGTTGGTTACTGCATGTTGCCGGTGGTGATCTACTCGGCCATGTCGCTATTCCTGCCTCAGGGAGGGATCGTGGCGATTGTTGTCGCTTCGGTTTTCGTGCTGTGGGCGACCAGGGCTTCGACGGGTCTCATCGTTTTGCTTGCGGATGGCGGCGACGAGCACCGTGGCTTGATAGCGTATGCGTGTTTCTTGATATACACTCTGTTTTCGTTGCTTGTTGTGTTCTAG
- the LOC112790931 gene encoding uncharacterized protein isoform X2, with protein sequence MAKEFKVPPVAFPQAGNPTAGGPNIQQRRMAAPPFQPNSGIPFMSFDIGSAAASTSSGPIYSAPGTVGGSANFDDEEPLLEELGIHPEQIWSKIRSVLNPFRVNHTIHKDSDLSGPILLYMSFCLFQLLAGKIQFGVILGWIVVSSIFLYVVFNMLAGRAGNLDLHTCTSVVGYCMLPVVIYSAMSLFLPQGGIVAIVVASVFVLWATRASTGLIVLLADGGDEHRGLIALSG encoded by the exons ATGGCTAAAGAGTTCAAGGTTCCGCCGGTGGCCTTCCCACAAGCCGGAAACCCCACCGCCGGAGGTCCAAACATCCAGCAGCGACGCATGGCTGCGCCGCCCTTCCAGCCAAACTCCGGCATCCCCTTCATGTCCTTTGACATAGGCTCCGCCGCAGCGTCCACCTCATCTGGCCCAATCTACTCTGCACCGGGCACCGTGGGTGGCTCCGCCAACTTCGACGACGAGGAACCACTCCTCGAGGAGCTCGGGATCCACCCTGAACAAATCTGGAGCAAGATCCGATCCGTTCTGAACCCGTTCCGCGTGAACCACACCATCCACAAGGATTCCGATCTATCCGGACCGATCCTTCTCTACATGTCATTTTGCCTCTTCCAGTTACTTGCCGGAAAAATCCAATTCGGCGTGATTCTTGGCTGGATCGTGGTCTCTTCGATCTTCTTGTACGTGGTTTTTAACATGCTTGCCGGTCGAGCCGGTAACTTGGACCTTCACACGTGCACCAGCGTGGTTGGTTACTGCATGTTGCCGGTGGTGATCTACTCGGCCATGTCGCTATTCCTGCCTCAGGGAGGGATCGTGGCGATTGTTGTCGCTTCGGTTTTCGTGCTGTGGGCGACCAGGGCTTCGACGGGTCTCATCGTTTTGCTTGCGGATGGCGGCGACGAGCACCGTGGCTTGATAGC CCTTTCAGGATAA
- the LOC112790932 gene encoding uncharacterized protein: protein MGFHALANSKSFFTSETHLPYLPSFSSDRRRPTPTPLTRTLHLNRRPNSLRVFATQEEPPKLNSQDLMELKFGRLLGEDPKLTLAKIMGRKANPDATFLDIEKSYYKKGKHVEVEEVPFEGSKERKSSSKLDGLGLVRPVPAKGASFQSIDNKVPLEIKKPSQQQSNAGNVNKSILKRPLQSNAGSLNVSSAPNVILRKPTVYKEDDEDVLSRLRVRPNLYQHMRDGQVKETFSDMSLLRKPEPPIAKDEDTNQESSTRSDNENDLKISVEDSRGKAGNWTLLEQPHRPESNNDEQSADSNVMLKNDELEQHYEFQQELSDSSQLSNLNSVDKVDLSVQVPLQGKPQRLDQHVKQTSDVVEENAFMNTGGYKNNDELGNLVDVSDFQEGEDADWTRAEDLIRNGDRADVEILSCSSKGFIVSFGSLVGFLPYRNLVSKWKFLAFESWLRKKGLDPSMYKQSLDTITTYDAEKNKISPNSPLYQENDTNVEEKFSPDMKMEDLLRIYDQEKIEFLSSFIGQKVRANLLSVERKSRKLIFSLKPKEKEDLLEKKRNLMARLQVGDIVKCCIQKITYFGIFVELEGESALIHQSELSWDATLNPASYFKIGQVIEAKVLQLDFALGRISLSLKGVTPDPLMDSLESVVGEHGHLDGRLEEAQTDEEWPEVESLIKELQKIEGIESVSKGRFFRSPGLAPTFQVYMASIFDNQYKLLARSGNKIQEVIVETCIDKERMKSVIMTCTNRVE, encoded by the exons ATGGGTTTCCATGCACTTGCCAATAGCAAATCCTTCTTCACCAGCGAAACCCACCTTCCTTACCTTCCTTCATTTTCATCTGATAGAAGAagaccaacaccaacaccactgACGAGAACACTTCATTTGAATCGAAGACCCAATTCACTAAGGGTCTTTGCCACGCAGGAAGAGCCCCCGAAGCTCAATAGCCAGGACTTGATGGAACTCAAGTTTGGACGCTTACTTGGAGAGGACCCTAAGCTTACTCTCGCCAag ATAATGGGAAGAAAAGCTAACCCTGATGCTACTTTTCTTGATATTGAGAAATCGTATTATAAGAAGGGGAAACACGTTGAGGTGGAGGAAGTTCCATTTGAAGGTTCTAAGGAAAGGAAGTCATCGAGTAAATTGGATGGTTTGGGTTTGGTGCGGCCTGTTCCGGCTAAAGGGGCAAGCTTCCAATCCATTGATAACAAAGTTCCATTGGAGATTAAGAAACCGAGCCAACAGCAGAGTAATGCAGGGAATGTCAATAAAAGTATTCTGAAAAGGCCACTGCAGAGTAATGCAGGGAGTCTTAATGTAAGTAGTGCTCCTAATGTTATTCTGAGAAAGCCAACCGTGTATAAAGAGGATGACGAGGACGTGTTGTCAAGGTTGAGAGTAAGACCAAATTTGTATCAGCACATGCGGGATGGACAAGTGAAGGAGACGTTTAGTGATATGTCGCTTTTGAGGAAGCCTGAACCACCAATTGCCAAGGATGAAGATACAAACCAAGAGTCTTCTACTCGTTCGGACAATGAAAATGATTTGAAGATCAGTGTAGAAGATTCAAGAGGTAAAGCTGGTAACTGGACATTATTAGAACAGCCTCATAGACCGGAGAGCAACAATGATGAACAGTCTGCTGATTCAAATGTTATGCTTAAAAATGAT GAATTGGAGCAGCATTATGAGTTCCAGCAGGAGCTGTCTGATTCAAGTCAACTGTCAAATTTAAATTCAGTTGATAAAGTGGACTTGTCTGTGCAAGTTCCACTACAGGGAAAGCCGCAAAG ATTAGACCAACATGTGAAGCAAACCTCAGATGTTGTTGAAGAGAATGCTTTTATGAATACCGGAGGTTACAAAAACAATGATGAACTAGGGAATCTTGTTGATGTTTCAGATTTTCAG GAGGGTGAAGATGCTGATTGGACCAGGGCAGAAGATTTGATTAGGAATGGAGATAGGGCAGATGTGGAAATATTAAGTTGTAGTAGCAAAGGCTTCATT GTATCTTTTGGATCTTTGGTAGGATTCCTGCCGTACCGTAACCTTGTTTCCAAGTGGAAGTTCTTAGCTTTTGAGTCATGGTTAAGAAAGAAGGGATTGGATCCATCCATGTACAAGCAGAGTTTAGACACTATTACAACCTATGAtgctgaaaaaaataaaatttctccCAATTCTCCTCTATATCAGGAGAATGATACTAATGTTGAAGAGAAATTTTCTCCAGATATGAAAATGGAAGATCTGTTAAGGATTTATGACCAAGAGAAAATTGAGTTCTTGTCCTCTTTTATTGGGCAG AAAGTTAGAGCAAATCTATTATCCGTAGAAAGAAAATCTAGAAAGCTCATATTTTCATTAAAACCAAAAGAGAAGGAAGACCTACTTGAGAAGAAGAGAAATCTCATG GCTAGACTTCAGGTTGGGGATATAGTAAAATGTTGCATCCAGAAGATAACTTACTTTGGGATTTTTGTAGAG CTTGAAGGGGAGTCTGCACTAATTCATCAATCAGAATTATCATGGGATGCCACCTTGAACCCAGCATCATACTTCAAGATTGGTCAG GTTATAGAGGCAAAAGTTCTGCAATTAGACTTTGCTCTTGGGCGCATATCTTTATCGTTAAAGGGAGTCACG CCCGATCCATTAATGGATTCCTTGGAGTCTGTAGTTGGGGAGCATGGACACTTAGATGGGAGACTGGAAGAAGCTCAAACAGATGAGGAG TGGCCTGAAGTTGAATCTCTCATCAAAGAATTACAAAAGATTGAGGGGATCGAGTCTGTTTCAAAAGGCCGGTTCTTCAGAAGCCCTGGTTTGGCACCAACTTTCCAG GTTTACATGGCATCGATCTTCGACAATCAGTACAAGTTGCTGGCTCGATCTGGAAACAAAATACAAGAG GTGATAGTTGAAACGTGTATAGATAAAGAAAGGATGAAATCGGTGATAATGACATGTACCAATAGAGTGGAATAG